A stretch of Chionomys nivalis chromosome 2, mChiNiv1.1, whole genome shotgun sequence DNA encodes these proteins:
- the Lypd3 gene encoding ly6/PLAUR domain-containing protein 3: MDAARRGDAQRVVWTTGWLLLLPLLLCEGAKALECYSCVQKADDGCSPHKMKTVKCGPGADVCTEAVGAVETIHGQFSVAVRGCGSGLQGKNDRGLDLHGLLAFIQLQQCTEDRCNDKLNLTSRGLNPAGNESAYEPNGAECYSCLGKSREECQGTMPPVVNCYNASGRVYKGCFDGNVTLTAANVTVSLPVRGCVQDESCTRDGVTGPGFTLSGSCCQGPRCNSDLRNKTYFSPRIPPLVLLPPPTTLSPSTSVQTSSSTTSTGAPTTTTSTTKPTSAPANHTPPHEVEHDTAREEESRLTGGAAGHQDRSNMEKNAPKGGANEGPVFLGSGLPALLLTVVAGALL, translated from the exons ATGGATGCTGCCAGGAGAGGAGATGCACAGAGAGTGGTCTGGACCACCggatggctgctgctgctgccgctacTGCTGTGTGAAG GAGCGAAGGCCCTGGAGTGCTACAGCTGCGTGCAGAAGGCGGATGACGGATGCTCTCCGCACAAGATGAAGACCGTCAAGTGTGGTCCAGGAGCTGACGTCTGCACCGAGGCGGTGGGGGCGGTGGAGACCA TCCACGGGCAATTCTCTGTGGCGGTGCGGGGCTGTGGTTCCGGACTCCAGGGTAAGAATGACCGTGGATTGGACCTTCACGGACTCCTGGCCTTCATCCAGCTACAGCAGTGCACCGAGGACCGATGCAACGACAAACTCAACCTCACCTCGCGAGGCCTCAACCCTGCAG GCAACGAGAGTGCCTATGAGCCCAATGGCGCAGAGTGCTACAGCTGCCTGGGGAAGAGTCGCGAGGAGTGCCAGGGCACCATGCCTCCAGTTGTGAACTGCTACAACGCCAGCGGCCGCGTTTACAAGGGCTGCTTCGATGGCAACGTCACCTTGACGGCAG CCAATGTGACTGTGTCCTTACCTGTCCGAGGCTGCGTCCAGGATGAGTCCTGCACCCGGGATGGGGTGACGGGTCCAGGATTCACACTTAGCGGCTCCTGTTGCCAAGGGCCCCGCTGTAACTCTGACCTCCGCAACAAGACTTATTTCTCCCCTCGAATCCCACCCCTAGTCCTACTGCCCCCTCCAACCACCTTATCCCCGTCCACTTCAGTCCAGACCTCCTCCAGCACTACCTCTACAGGCGCCCCAACCACGACCACCTCTACTACCAAGCCCACCTCAGCCCCAGCTAACCACACTCCACCCCATGAAGTAGAACATGATACTGCACGAGAAGAGGAGTCCCGTTTGACTGGAGGTGCTGCGGGCCACCAAGACCGCAGCAATATGGAGAAGAATGCCCCAAAAGGTGGGGCTAATGAAGGCCCTGTGTTTCTGGGGTCTGGGTTGCCAGCTCTTCTCTTGACTGTGGTTGCCGGTGCGCTGCTATGA